TGGACAACCACAAAAAGCAAATGATGAGAGAATGAGAGGTCAATTTTGAGGTAAGAGTAATCAGTACTTTGTTCCTTGAAGCCTGTGGGTGCTGTGAACTGGAAGGATGATGGACCCAACATTCCTGATACTCAAACTAATCTTGGAACTGATCACCTATTAAATGTATAAATTATCACATGTTTGATTCTCATTAGAAATGGTTTACTTTCTTAATAAGAGTTAATCTAACATAGTTTAGGCATCGTCGTATGGAGATGTACCGACTTTCAAACCCATGATTTTTTTATCATTAAAAAAAGAACTGATTAAAGAGTGTCAATATATAGTTATATAGATAGTTAGAGGTAAGTCCAATACTACCAAAAATGAATCTTTTCAGCTAGGTCTAATCGCCGGTTTCAAATTTTCTTGATTAAGCCATACCGAGCTTTGGATCAATCTCTTGGGGCATGTGGGTGCTCCTACGAGACTATGGCTATGTTGTCGAGACATTGGCGCATAGCTTGCAATGGTACACGACACAAGCTCAAAAGAACATCTAGAGTGAATTATGTGAAATGACGACAAATTATTTCCACCAAAGATTACGAAATTAGGATTATATTATATAATTTGTGCTATGGCATGCGTGTTCAATGTTCCATCTTCATAATAGAATCTATAACATTTAACGAGGAAACTCTGAACCTCCGGAAATTAAAAAAAAAAGTGAAAAACAAAATCACAAGAGACACCAATATAACCTTGTTGCCTTGCAAGTGGAGTCAACTGGATGACAAATCAAAACGAGTGATAACAAGATAGGAAGCCACCATTATGACGCCTTCGTTAAGGGAGTTGCTACACGCTTATCAATCACTCTTCTTGCCAGTAGAAAAATCCTGGTAGGTGGATCAGTCACGGTTTTGTACATATTGGGCCGACACAGGACATTGAGTTTGATGGCTTCTTCGGACATCTCAACCGCTCTATCAAGATCTCCTTTCTTGCAGATGTTGGGAACTGCATAGCGTTTTTTTATGGCATCAACACCAAATTCAAGTACCAACTCTCAAATGTCAAAGAAGGCACATGAGCACAAAACATCAGGTAGTTCAGTTATTCAAGTGCAAACAACAAGACACTTGAAGAGAGAAAAACATAGACTAGAAACTCGTTGATAAGCTTGCAAATGAACTACTACTTTACTCTTCAGAAGAGAAACGTAGCTTGAACTGTAAATACTCATTCTTCTCCGCAAGTTCAACAATCTCCTCAGCTTCTTCTCGCTTTGACCCTTTCACCAACTCATCAACCACCTCTTGCATGATGTCCCCATCCACAAGTAGACGCTTAGTGAATATCTCTTTACAGAGCTCAAAAGCTGACTCTAAATCCCCAGCCTTACACATTGCAGGAAGCAAAGACGAAAAAATCAATTTCATCGGTCGAAAACCGTTCTTCTCTAACTCCCTGTACCACATCTTGGCTTCATCAACTTTGCCTTCACCTGCACATCCTCTAACCAAGGCAGTGAATGTGAACACATCAGGCTTGATCCCATTACCCTTAAGTTCCTCAAATAGACTAACCATCTCTTCCGACTTCATCTCCAAAGCTAATCCTAACAACCGAGCATTGTAACTACGTATATCTCTAGCAACATCCTTCTCAACCATTCTACTCCATAGCTCTTCCCCCTGATCAAAATGCCCCTTTGTATAAGACTCATGTAACAGCAAGTTGTAGCTGAAATGATCAGGCTTCAAACCCTTGTTCTCAATCTCATCAATCAACGAAACAGCTTCGGACAAAGAACCGTTTCCACACAACCCTTTGATCAAGGTATTGTAAGAAGCAATGTCCGGCACGATCGAGAGCTTAGCTGGCAACTCATTGAAGATCCCTTCAACCAAATCAAACTTCTTGGAGTTCACACACGCGTTCAGCAAAGCGTTGAAAGACAATACTGATCTTTTGCAATTTCTCTGAGGCATTTCGTCGAACACCTTCTGCGCGTTCTCGAACATACCGGCGCGGCCGTAGAGGTTGATGATTCTCGCGACGAATCCTTCCTTTGACATGTTCGGGTACTTGTTCTGCTCCTCCAGGATCTCCTCGACCCATTCGAATTTCTTGGCGGCGGCGAGGCGGCGGACGGTTCTCTCGTAGACGGGTTTGTTTTTGCGGAACCATTCGGTTTGGCAAGCCTTTTTGAACTTCTCTGTGATGTGTTTTGGGTCGTTTTCGTCGTTCACGAGGGTGATGAGGGACGGTGTTCGTTGCGAGGTTGCGGCGACGGCGGAGGAAAAGCGGATGTTCGTGGTGGTGGTGGTGTTGAAGCTGTTAGTGCTACGGAGGAGAAGGCGAGAAAGAAACGACATCGTTTTTGGTGATTGGATGGTTTTATCTTTAGTCGGAGCGTTCAACGTTTCAAGGGGTTTTAGGAGGAACAACGGCTTCGGTACTTAAGAGGTTTGCAAGTACGGGCGGGCGTTCGGGTAACCATTCGGTCTATTCGGATTTCGGGTTCAAAGATTTTAATCTAATTCAGGTATTTTTAAATTTCGGTTTGGGTTCAGATAACTCATTTAAATTATTTTTAAAAAATTTTAATTTATTATATGCTTAAAATTTCTCAAAATCTATAAACAAAATAATAAATTACAAATAGATTTGAATAACATATGTCAAAATATATCAAATTAACATATAAATTGGTTTGGTTTGAATATTTGGATAGAGAACAATAGATATTTCAAATATTTTTGGTGTTTTGAGTATATTTTAGTTATTTTAGACATTTACTTTTGACTATTTATATATATTTTCAATTATTTTGGACAACTTAAAAAGTATCTTATATATTTTGAATGTTTCTAATATACATTAAATCTAAAAGTAAGTAATATATTTAAGTATATAAATCTATTTCGAACACATTCGGGTACCCGAAATACTTCGGTTCAGATCGGGTTCGGTTTCGATTCTCTAGATAGCAAATTTTTTAGCCCGTTCGAATATTTACTGAATTTCGGTTCGGGTTCGATACTACTTTTTTGGATCAGACTCGGTTCGTTTCTTCGGATTCGGGTTTTTTCCCAGCCATGTTCCAAATTTTTTGCCCAG
The DNA window shown above is from Brassica oleracea var. oleracea cultivar TO1000 chromosome C3, BOL, whole genome shotgun sequence and carries:
- the LOC106329178 gene encoding pentatricopeptide repeat-containing protein At3g13160, mitochondrial-like, coding for MSFLSRLLLRSTNSFNTTTTTNIRFSSAVAATSQRTPSLITLVNDENDPKHITEKFKKACQTEWFRKNKPVYERTVRRLAAAKKFEWVEEILEEQNKYPNMSKEGFVARIINLYGRAGMFENAQKVFDEMPQRNCKRSVLSFNALLNACVNSKKFDLVEGIFNELPAKLSIVPDIASYNTLIKGLCGNGSLSEAVSLIDEIENKGLKPDHFSYNLLLHESYTKGHFDQGEELWSRMVEKDVARDIRSYNARLLGLALEMKSEEMVSLFEELKGNGIKPDVFTFTALVRGCAGEGKVDEAKMWYRELEKNGFRPMKLIFSSLLPAMCKAGDLESAFELCKEIFTKRLLVDGDIMQEVVDELVKGSKREEAEEIVELAEKNEYLQFKLRFSSEE